The Lacipirellula parvula genome window below encodes:
- the pheT gene encoding phenylalanine--tRNA ligase subunit beta, translated as MIVSLDWLRDYVAITMPSAELADRFALSGLNFESASDEAIDLEVTSNRPDCLGHIGVAREVGVLYDLPIAIPAATVAAKGPKIDTLTSVTIEAPELCPRYTARLIRGVKIGPSPAWLADRLRTLGIAVINNVVDVTNYVMFECGQPLHAFDFAKLSGGKIIVRAAKPGEKFQAINHQEYELAADTCVIADAKRPVAVAGVMGGVDSEVTDATVDVLIESAAFAPLSVRTTARRHHLHSPSSYRFERSVDLAGLDWASRRACELILQTAGGTLAEGVIDVGPAVTPKEREVVKLRWAQLPRVLGIEVPVVTVQKILTALGCEETHICDHCIKVLPPSWRADLTREIDLIEEVARIYGYDQIPEDSNVKMAASTRTRLDRVLDRVRATLTAAGFDEAMTLSAVDETLVDAIQPWSDEAPLRASTAVLRRADCLRQTLVPSLLTARRHNEKLSNPTIELFEIANVYLPIAGEIPQQKRLLAITSGGGFLELKGILEALVARIAPSQELQVGEVDYPLLDDARQCRLRLGEHTLGYLGELSKAGRERFELRGGSTVAEIDVEILIAAAELAPTAVPLSQYPPVSRDVNIVVNETIRWSEVERLVRTAGGDLIESVQFQETYRDAQRLGAGKKSLLFSLQLRSATATLTNEEADAVRARIVEILSQQVGGELRA; from the coding sequence ATGATCGTTTCACTCGATTGGCTAAGAGACTACGTCGCTATCACGATGCCGTCGGCTGAACTAGCCGATCGCTTCGCTCTCTCCGGCCTCAACTTCGAGAGCGCGAGCGACGAAGCGATCGACCTTGAAGTCACCAGCAATCGCCCCGATTGCCTCGGCCACATCGGCGTCGCCCGCGAAGTCGGCGTCCTCTACGACCTGCCGATCGCGATCCCCGCCGCCACGGTCGCTGCGAAGGGCCCGAAGATAGACACTCTCACCAGCGTGACGATCGAAGCCCCCGAGCTGTGCCCCCGCTACACCGCCCGCCTCATCCGCGGCGTGAAGATCGGCCCCAGCCCGGCGTGGCTCGCCGATCGCCTCCGCACGCTCGGCATCGCGGTGATCAACAACGTCGTCGACGTCACCAACTACGTGATGTTCGAGTGCGGCCAGCCGCTCCATGCGTTTGACTTTGCGAAGCTCTCCGGCGGCAAGATCATCGTCCGCGCCGCGAAGCCGGGCGAGAAGTTCCAAGCGATCAACCATCAGGAATACGAACTCGCCGCGGACACGTGCGTTATCGCCGACGCGAAGCGGCCCGTCGCCGTCGCCGGCGTGATGGGGGGCGTCGATAGCGAAGTGACCGACGCCACGGTCGACGTGCTTATCGAATCGGCCGCGTTCGCCCCGCTTTCGGTGCGCACCACCGCGCGGCGTCACCATCTCCACAGCCCGTCGTCGTACCGGTTTGAGCGCAGCGTCGACCTCGCCGGCCTCGATTGGGCGAGCCGTCGCGCCTGCGAGCTGATCCTCCAAACCGCCGGCGGCACGCTGGCCGAGGGAGTGATCGACGTCGGCCCCGCCGTGACGCCGAAAGAACGCGAAGTGGTGAAGCTCCGTTGGGCCCAACTCCCGCGCGTCCTCGGCATCGAAGTCCCTGTCGTCACGGTGCAAAAGATTCTCACCGCTCTCGGCTGCGAAGAGACGCACATTTGCGATCACTGCATCAAGGTGCTGCCGCCGAGCTGGCGGGCCGATCTCACCCGCGAGATTGACCTCATCGAAGAAGTCGCCCGTATTTACGGCTACGACCAGATCCCCGAAGACAGCAATGTGAAGATGGCCGCGTCGACCCGCACGCGGCTCGATCGCGTGCTCGACCGCGTTCGCGCGACGCTCACCGCGGCCGGTTTCGACGAAGCGATGACGCTGAGCGCCGTCGACGAAACGCTCGTCGATGCGATTCAGCCCTGGTCGGATGAGGCGCCGCTCCGTGCGTCGACTGCCGTGCTCCGCCGCGCCGATTGCCTGCGACAAACGCTCGTGCCGAGCTTGCTCACGGCTCGTCGCCACAACGAAAAGCTCTCGAACCCCACGATCGAGCTGTTCGAAATCGCCAACGTCTACCTGCCGATCGCCGGCGAAATCCCGCAGCAGAAGCGCTTGCTTGCCATCACCAGCGGCGGCGGTTTTCTGGAGTTGAAGGGCATTCTCGAAGCCCTCGTCGCCCGCATCGCACCGTCGCAAGAACTGCAGGTCGGCGAGGTCGACTACCCGTTGCTCGACGACGCCCGCCAGTGCCGCTTGCGGCTCGGCGAGCACACGCTCGGCTACCTCGGCGAACTGTCGAAGGCGGGCCGCGAGCGGTTCGAACTTCGCGGCGGCTCGACGGTCGCCGAGATCGACGTCGAAATTCTCATCGCGGCCGCGGAGCTCGCCCCCACCGCCGTGCCGCTGTCGCAGTACCCGCCGGTCAGCCGCGACGTGAACATCGTCGTCAACGAAACGATTCGCTGGTCGGAAGTCGAGCGGCTCGTCCGCACCGCGGGCGGCGATCTGATCGAGTCGGTACAATTTCAGGAAACGTACCGCGACGCCCAGCGGCTTGGCGCCGGCAAGAAGAGCCTCCTCTTCAGCCTGCAACTCCGCTCGGCCACGGCGACGCTGACCAACGAAGAGGCCGACGCCGTGCGGGCACGCATCGTTGAAATCCTCTCGCAGCAAGTCGGCGGCGAACTGCGGGCGTAA
- a CDS encoding fatty acid desaturase family protein, translated as MASVTQFTPDEERSLGEKNTLPRMLSIPFAGLGMGLNGFLLGGFVAWNQSTPWMVAALTAFTASMMFCWTSALHEAAHQTLFKSRGLSIWCGRFLGTMMFTPYTAYREVHIRHHAYLNTPRDWELWPYSDPNASLGFRRAFVWFDLLCGVASGPIIYGRIFFHRDSPIKSAATRREIRNEYIAIAAVWGAIWTYVALTHQWTAHILVVLLPMYVAAFMQTFRKFTEHLGMSSFDPLQGTRTVLPRKWLLRLSSFLNFDIFIHGPHHRHPRLTHTTLEAKLNEYQRENPEVNYPAYERYWKAMFAMFPSMIFNPGCGVNAGNTDHLQATSEAEDFASDVVPSGGKKAVMRSAS; from the coding sequence TTGGCTTCGGTTACTCAATTCACGCCTGATGAAGAGCGCTCGCTCGGCGAAAAGAACACGCTGCCGCGCATGCTCTCGATTCCGTTCGCCGGCCTGGGCATGGGCCTGAACGGATTCCTGCTCGGCGGCTTCGTCGCGTGGAATCAATCGACCCCGTGGATGGTCGCTGCGCTCACGGCGTTCACCGCGTCGATGATGTTCTGCTGGACCAGCGCGCTCCACGAAGCGGCTCACCAGACGCTGTTCAAATCGCGCGGGCTGTCGATTTGGTGCGGACGGTTCCTGGGGACGATGATGTTCACCCCCTACACCGCCTACCGCGAAGTTCACATTCGCCACCACGCTTACCTCAACACTCCTCGCGACTGGGAGCTGTGGCCTTACAGCGATCCGAATGCTTCGCTCGGCTTCCGCCGCGCGTTCGTCTGGTTCGATTTGCTGTGCGGCGTCGCTTCGGGTCCGATCATCTACGGCCGCATTTTCTTTCACCGCGACTCGCCGATTAAGTCCGCGGCGACTCGTCGCGAGATTCGGAACGAATACATTGCCATCGCGGCCGTGTGGGGCGCCATTTGGACGTACGTCGCGCTGACGCATCAGTGGACCGCGCACATCCTCGTGGTGCTGCTGCCGATGTACGTCGCCGCGTTCATGCAAACCTTCCGCAAGTTTACGGAACATCTCGGCATGTCGAGCTTCGATCCGCTGCAGGGGACCCGCACGGTGTTGCCGCGTAAGTGGCTGCTGCGGTTGAGCTCGTTCCTGAACTTCGACATCTTCATTCACGGCCCGCACCATCGTCACCCGCGGCTAACGCACACGACGCTGGAAGCGAAGCTGAACGAGTACCAACGCGAAAACCCCGAGGTGAACTACCCGGCGTACGAGCGGTACTGGAAGGCGATGTTCGCGATGTTCCCCTCGATGATCTTCAACCCCGGCTGCGGGGTGAACGCGGGGAACACCGACCATCTGCAGGCGACCTCCGAGGCGGAGGATTTCGCCAGCGACGTGGTACCGAGCGGCGGTAAGAAGGCCGTGATGCGGTCGGCGTCGTAA
- a CDS encoding SDR family oxidoreductase, with protein sequence MPPPPGADDFCVFLFDGGMLRVPRGARFGILEPLSALAGGQTGSRGGEFMDQTQPAVLVTGASSGIGLATARHLAANGYHVFAGTRTEEGRGKLEQLGLSSVTPIWLDVTDPEQAEQTIANVAAQAPGGLFALVNNAGIGPPSVVELLDLDELRATLEVNTLAPLRMMQLCLPLLRKGQGRIVNISSMNGSVALPMVGGYSASKFALEALSNTLRVELRPWKIPVTVIRPGQVGTAIFDKAREALHEREQELPPELRNGYGPLFARCAKLNERGARGATSPEKVAAVVLKALRARRPRIHYLVGADAVWLDIGHDVLPTRLLDRLIARVSGMMKGRP encoded by the coding sequence ATGCCGCCCCCTCCGGGGGCTGATGACTTCTGCGTCTTCCTCTTCGACGGGGGGATGTTGCGCGTGCCGCGGGGGGCTCGTTTTGGTATCCTCGAACCTCTTTCAGCGTTGGCTGGCGGGCAGACAGGGAGTCGCGGCGGGGAGTTCATGGATCAGACGCAACCGGCAGTATTGGTCACCGGGGCCTCTTCGGGCATCGGGCTCGCGACGGCTCGGCATTTGGCCGCGAACGGCTACCACGTTTTCGCCGGGACGCGGACGGAGGAGGGGCGGGGCAAGCTGGAGCAGCTGGGACTGAGTTCGGTCACGCCCATCTGGCTCGATGTGACCGACCCCGAACAGGCGGAGCAGACGATTGCCAATGTTGCCGCCCAGGCGCCGGGCGGGCTGTTCGCGCTGGTGAACAACGCCGGCATCGGACCGCCGTCGGTCGTGGAACTGTTGGACCTCGACGAGCTGCGGGCGACCCTTGAGGTAAACACGCTGGCGCCGCTGCGGATGATGCAGCTCTGCCTGCCGCTATTGCGGAAAGGGCAGGGGAGGATCGTCAACATTTCGAGCATGAACGGCTCGGTGGCACTGCCGATGGTGGGCGGCTACTCGGCGAGCAAGTTTGCGCTCGAGGCGCTCTCGAACACGCTGCGGGTCGAATTGCGGCCGTGGAAGATTCCGGTGACGGTGATCCGGCCGGGGCAGGTGGGGACGGCGATCTTCGACAAGGCGCGGGAAGCGCTGCACGAGCGCGAGCAGGAACTGCCGCCGGAACTGCGGAATGGCTACGGACCGCTGTTCGCGCGGTGCGCGAAGCTGAACGAGCGCGGGGCCCGCGGGGCCACCTCGCCGGAAAAGGTAGCGGCGGTGGTGCTCAAGGCACTACGGGCGCGGCGGCCGCGGATTCACTATCTCGTCGGGGCCGATGCGGTGTGGCTCGACATCGGGCACGACGTGTTGCCGACTCGGTTGTTGGATCGGTTGATTGCGCGGGTGTCGGGGATGATGAAGGGGCGACCGTAG
- a CDS encoding GNAT family N-acetyltransferase, which produces MSSFRVTSDVNLSQAEREAVGAGENVVSCARYFPFSTPDTELFWAKAYDGERLAAIAPVVRLRKRKATDMLRAPVRKWLGPIIGPLARKTTLLVDTAFMAYDAGSPFISAPGVDRPAVKRAISAFLKSQKKVDTVWISEPPAEAEWAATEKYHQFLTLPMVRIVTENCTKLDDFLATLSRNRRRNFRRERDTFTKAGARIEMWQGVIRENPTLHRQVMSLLGSSEVNTKFSVPYNDVLTNPDAIAAQWQIVLTAHLGDQVVGFMSCLQDGKRLMQCHGGLDYKISHEILAYHNLISRAIEHAIELGCDALTLGPFTNETKKRAGGKMQPIVSSLWNRMPGDAFFAKKVFSKNFEVYRGELGAPTYAVDEED; this is translated from the coding sequence ATGTCATCGTTTCGCGTCACTTCTGACGTCAATCTGAGCCAGGCCGAGCGCGAGGCCGTCGGCGCCGGCGAGAATGTCGTTAGCTGCGCTCGCTACTTTCCCTTTTCCACGCCCGACACTGAGCTCTTCTGGGCGAAGGCGTACGACGGCGAGCGGTTAGCCGCAATTGCCCCCGTCGTCCGGCTTCGCAAACGGAAGGCGACCGACATGTTGCGGGCTCCCGTACGCAAGTGGCTCGGCCCGATCATCGGCCCGCTCGCTCGCAAGACGACGCTGCTCGTCGACACCGCGTTCATGGCCTACGACGCCGGCTCGCCGTTCATCAGCGCCCCCGGCGTCGATCGCCCCGCGGTGAAGCGCGCCATCTCGGCCTTCCTAAAATCGCAGAAGAAGGTCGACACGGTGTGGATCTCCGAGCCGCCCGCCGAAGCCGAGTGGGCCGCCACCGAGAAGTACCATCAATTCCTCACGCTGCCGATGGTGCGGATCGTCACCGAGAACTGTACGAAGCTCGACGACTTCTTGGCGACGCTCTCGCGCAACCGCCGCCGCAACTTCCGCCGCGAGCGCGACACGTTCACAAAGGCGGGCGCCCGCATCGAAATGTGGCAAGGCGTCATTCGCGAGAACCCGACGCTGCATCGCCAGGTGATGTCGCTGCTCGGCTCGAGCGAGGTCAACACAAAGTTCAGCGTTCCCTACAACGACGTCCTCACGAACCCCGACGCCATCGCCGCGCAGTGGCAGATCGTCCTCACCGCGCACCTTGGCGATCAAGTCGTCGGCTTCATGAGCTGCCTGCAAGACGGCAAGCGGCTGATGCAGTGCCACGGCGGGCTCGACTACAAGATCTCGCACGAGATCCTCGCCTACCACAACCTCATTTCCCGCGCGATCGAACACGCGATCGAACTCGGCTGCGACGCACTGACGCTCGGCCCGTTCACGAACGAAACCAAGAAGCGCGCCGGCGGCAAAATGCAGCCGATCGTCTCGAGCCTCTGGAACCGCATGCCCGGCGACGCGTTCTTTGCGAAGAAGGTCTTCTCGAAGAACTTCGAAGTCTACCGCGGCGAGCTCGGCGCCCCGACGTACGCCGTAGACGAAGAAGATTGA
- the lepB gene encoding signal peptidase I — protein MTKAKTPVDRRETPEATAPAKVQAEAKSSHDFVMFRETLESIVVAFVLAFLFRTFEAEAFVIPTGSMSPSLQGQHKDVNCNECGHRFRTTASVEGDETDKAKANERQLEAQLDAGQRELSAARSSGHQRRAADIQRQLDYLTNELTRVRQHIKNIEVVGGMCPMCRNLMPMRPDLPKNVAEDFSGEEIELQPSYPGDRILVNKYGVDFSEPERWDVVVFKFPGDGNMNYIKRLVGLPGEEIRIYQGDIFVKPIDAAESEYQISRRPAEKVAAMLELIHDSDYESATLYNAGWPLRWAATTPDGWQVDAKVDGKNVVQRFSIDQSASDPLAWLRYRHITPNEGNWEYARRLAKDGSDKTMLEEAEKAGISRGEWDARLRANEIPKLITDFNPYNASLQRYEAEGRGWQLGANSMHQGTEWVGDLAIDATVEVEEARGQLMLDLVEAGNHFRATFNLADGKVELTAVDARTGEALDFKATGQTSVNAAGTYELRFANVDDQLLLWIDGELVDLGDTTYDPDKLLPTGRKGMIPWASANADEDQGDLAPAGVGALDAKLTVTRLALLRDIYYIAIKAGTDSRAMVDFESTVPMDELFAQPDRWGVFAGRRKRDFKVEEGQLFVLGDNSPASKDCRLWKEAENGAEPGGPYLDRNLLIGKAVAVFWPHSWGTYPFSEKLPILKAIPGWPAFGDMRKVR, from the coding sequence ATGACCAAAGCCAAGACCCCCGTCGACCGCCGCGAGACGCCTGAGGCGACCGCGCCGGCCAAAGTTCAAGCTGAGGCCAAGTCGAGCCACGACTTCGTCATGTTCCGCGAGACGCTCGAATCGATCGTCGTCGCGTTCGTGCTCGCGTTCCTCTTCCGCACGTTCGAGGCCGAGGCGTTCGTCATTCCCACCGGTTCGATGTCGCCGTCTCTGCAGGGGCAGCACAAGGACGTGAACTGCAATGAGTGCGGCCACCGCTTCCGCACCACGGCGAGCGTGGAAGGAGACGAAACTGACAAAGCCAAAGCGAACGAACGGCAACTGGAGGCGCAGCTTGACGCGGGGCAGCGCGAACTTTCCGCGGCACGTAGCTCGGGCCATCAGCGACGCGCGGCAGACATCCAGCGACAATTGGATTATCTGACGAACGAACTGACGCGCGTCCGCCAGCACATCAAGAACATCGAGGTCGTCGGCGGCATGTGCCCCATGTGCCGCAACCTGATGCCGATGCGGCCCGATCTTCCCAAAAACGTCGCCGAAGATTTCAGCGGCGAGGAAATCGAGTTGCAACCGAGCTACCCCGGCGATCGCATCCTGGTGAACAAGTACGGCGTCGATTTCAGCGAGCCCGAGCGGTGGGACGTCGTCGTTTTCAAGTTTCCCGGCGACGGCAACATGAATTACATCAAGCGGCTCGTCGGCCTGCCGGGCGAGGAGATCCGCATCTACCAGGGCGACATTTTTGTGAAGCCGATCGACGCCGCCGAATCGGAGTATCAGATCTCGCGACGCCCCGCGGAGAAGGTCGCCGCGATGCTCGAACTCATTCACGATTCGGACTACGAATCGGCCACCCTCTATAACGCTGGCTGGCCGTTGCGGTGGGCGGCGACGACACCCGACGGTTGGCAAGTCGACGCGAAGGTCGACGGCAAGAACGTCGTGCAACGGTTCTCGATCGATCAATCCGCCAGCGATCCGCTGGCGTGGCTTCGCTACCGGCACATCACGCCGAACGAAGGGAACTGGGAATACGCCCGCCGCCTGGCGAAGGACGGTTCGGACAAGACGATGCTCGAGGAAGCTGAAAAAGCCGGCATCTCGCGCGGCGAGTGGGATGCGAGGTTGCGGGCGAACGAAATTCCGAAGCTGATCACCGACTTCAACCCCTACAACGCCTCGCTGCAGCGTTACGAAGCCGAGGGCCGCGGCTGGCAACTAGGCGCTAACTCGATGCACCAAGGAACTGAATGGGTCGGCGATCTTGCGATCGACGCGACGGTTGAAGTCGAGGAAGCTCGCGGCCAATTAATGCTCGACCTCGTCGAGGCAGGCAATCACTTTCGCGCGACGTTCAATCTCGCCGACGGCAAGGTGGAGCTAACCGCCGTCGACGCCCGCACCGGCGAAGCGCTCGACTTCAAGGCGACGGGCCAAACGAGCGTCAACGCCGCCGGAACGTACGAACTCCGCTTCGCCAACGTCGACGATCAGCTGCTGCTGTGGATCGACGGCGAACTGGTCGACCTCGGCGACACGACCTACGATCCCGACAAGCTACTGCCGACGGGCCGCAAAGGGATGATCCCCTGGGCCAGCGCGAATGCCGACGAAGATCAGGGCGACCTCGCGCCCGCCGGCGTGGGCGCCCTCGACGCCAAGCTGACGGTCACGCGACTCGCGTTGCTTCGCGATATTTACTACATCGCGATCAAGGCTGGCACAGACTCGCGGGCGATGGTTGACTTCGAGTCGACGGTGCCGATGGACGAGTTGTTTGCTCAACCCGACCGTTGGGGCGTCTTTGCGGGGAGACGCAAACGCGACTTCAAGGTCGAAGAAGGCCAGCTCTTCGTGCTCGGCGACAACAGCCCCGCAAGTAAAGATTGCCGACTCTGGAAGGAAGCTGAGAACGGCGCTGAACCTGGCGGCCCGTACCTCGATCGCAACCTGCTGATCGGCAAAGCAGTCGCGGTGTTTTGGCCCCACTCATGGGGAACGTATCCATTCTCAGAAAAACTCCCGATCCTGAAAGCGATCCCCGGTTGGCCTGCCTTCGGCGACATGCGTAAGGTGAGGTAG
- a CDS encoding EF-hand domain-containing protein encodes MARSSWAIALCLLTASSAFAQAPRGRNADADAEFGAEEAPRGERGERGERGGFGGERGERGGFGRGGEGGPEGEGGRFGRGGFRRPNPLFSAIDTDGDGSISKAELRKAAAGIAKLDTDGDGNISQEEAGGGGPGGPGGPGFGGPGGMGDPKQMVDAAMQADANGDGKLTADEVTDPRQRFMMRSADQDGDGAVTKEELTSAMEQFQQRMQQGGGFGGAGFGGPGGPGGRGGDDPSQRMMALDKNGDGKITPDEAPEQARGMLRQADENGDGEVDAAEMTKFSRSMGGRARGALGSAQGQGGTGGRFGRGGDQDGAAEGTNGRGSRRNRDSDEQ; translated from the coding sequence ATGGCCAGAAGTTCTTGGGCGATCGCCCTCTGTTTGCTGACGGCGTCGTCCGCCTTCGCCCAAGCCCCCCGTGGCCGCAACGCCGACGCCGACGCGGAGTTCGGCGCCGAGGAGGCCCCCCGCGGCGAGCGTGGAGAACGCGGTGAACGTGGCGGCTTCGGTGGCGAACGTGGCGAGCGCGGCGGCTTTGGCCGTGGCGGCGAAGGCGGCCCGGAAGGCGAAGGGGGCCGTTTCGGCCGCGGCGGGTTCCGCCGTCCGAATCCTCTCTTCTCCGCCATCGACACCGATGGCGACGGCTCGATCAGCAAGGCTGAACTCCGCAAGGCCGCTGCAGGCATCGCGAAGCTCGATACGGACGGCGACGGCAACATCTCCCAAGAAGAAGCCGGCGGCGGCGGACCGGGCGGTCCTGGCGGCCCAGGCTTCGGCGGTCCCGGCGGGATGGGCGACCCCAAGCAAATGGTCGACGCGGCGATGCAAGCCGACGCCAACGGCGACGGCAAGCTCACCGCCGATGAAGTCACCGATCCCCGTCAACGGTTTATGATGCGCAGCGCCGACCAAGACGGCGACGGCGCGGTCACGAAGGAAGAACTCACCTCCGCGATGGAGCAGTTCCAACAACGGATGCAGCAAGGCGGCGGCTTCGGTGGCGCTGGCTTCGGCGGACCAGGCGGCCCCGGCGGACGCGGCGGCGACGACCCATCGCAGCGGATGATGGCCCTCGACAAGAACGGCGACGGCAAGATCACCCCCGACGAAGCCCCCGAACAAGCTCGCGGCATGCTCCGCCAAGCCGATGAAAACGGCGACGGCGAAGTCGACGCCGCCGAAATGACCAAGTTCTCCCGCAGCATGGGCGGCCGTGCTCGCGGCGCCCTCGGCAGCGCACAAGGCCAAGGCGGCACTGGCGGACGCTTCGGCCGCGGCGGCGACCAAGACGGCGCCGCCGAAGGCACGAACGGCCGCGGCTCGCGCCGCAACCGCGATAGCGACGAGCAGTAG
- the lptB gene encoding LPS export ABC transporter ATP-binding protein codes for MTLLKVRGLVKNYGRRRVVDGVDYEVAPGEIVGLLGPNGAGKTTTFRMSCGMIDPDAGKVTLQDKDVTNWPMYKRSREGGMGYLAQESSVFRKLSVQNNLLGVMEMLGMSRKERRFRCDELLEQFGVTKLRKAKAQSLSGGERRRVEIARCLVSNPQIILLDEPFTGIDPVTIASIQEIVRDLRARGISILITDHQVRETLEITDRSYVIRAGQVLCHGRPEEVLRNPEARKYYFGEGMDLSVKGRPAAAAPAAALPAATTPHGRLAALRERLTGRHHPPDEAA; via the coding sequence ATGACCCTGCTAAAAGTTCGCGGCCTCGTGAAAAACTACGGCCGTCGCCGCGTCGTCGACGGCGTCGACTACGAAGTCGCTCCCGGCGAAATCGTCGGGCTGCTCGGCCCCAACGGCGCCGGCAAGACGACTACCTTCCGCATGTCGTGCGGCATGATCGACCCCGACGCCGGCAAGGTGACGCTCCAAGACAAGGACGTCACCAACTGGCCGATGTACAAGCGCTCCCGCGAAGGGGGCATGGGCTACCTCGCCCAGGAGTCGAGCGTCTTCCGCAAGCTCTCCGTGCAGAACAACCTGCTCGGCGTCATGGAAATGCTCGGCATGAGCCGGAAGGAACGTCGCTTCCGCTGCGACGAGCTGCTCGAACAGTTCGGCGTTACGAAGCTCCGCAAAGCCAAGGCGCAGTCGCTCTCCGGCGGTGAGCGTCGCCGCGTCGAGATCGCCCGCTGCCTCGTTTCGAACCCGCAGATCATTCTGCTTGATGAGCCGTTCACCGGCATCGACCCGGTGACAATCGCCAGCATCCAGGAGATCGTCCGCGACCTCCGCGCCCGCGGGATCTCGATCCTGATCACCGACCACCAGGTCCGCGAGACGCTCGAGATCACCGATCGCAGTTACGTCATCCGCGCCGGCCAGGTGTTATGCCACGGTCGACCTGAGGAAGTGCTGCGGAACCCCGAAGCGAGGAAGTATTACTTCGGCGAAGGGATGGATCTCTCGGTGAAGGGTCGCCCCGCGGCAGCCGCCCCTGCGGCCGCGCTTCCCGCCGCCACAACGCCCCACGGCCGCCTGGCCGCATTGAGAGAACGCCTCACCGGCCGCCATCACCCGCCCGACGAAGCCGCATAA
- a CDS encoding FkbM family methyltransferase, which produces MSLRRLFRRRPHVPFAEWGAEVRRYELPADGVVEFAQWLHPCVSEQPIEQAEIDGLRQFIRPGDFVIDVGAHTGDSTIPLALACGSTGRVLALEPNPHVYAILEQNAGLNFGRTRIDCRCCAATPEDGTFTFHYGDASFCNGGADGSRNWNPWRKKFPLQIEGRNLLNILRTEYAECLPWLSYVKVDAEGFDRQILESILPVLRERRPVVRTEVFKRLSNGERQALFDLLSSAGYELHRYAAGADPVGPMLARNKMSVERHFDVIALPKKRAAAAA; this is translated from the coding sequence ATGTCTCTTCGCCGACTTTTTCGCCGTCGCCCCCATGTGCCGTTCGCCGAGTGGGGCGCCGAGGTGCGACGGTACGAGTTGCCGGCTGACGGCGTCGTGGAGTTCGCCCAGTGGCTCCATCCATGCGTTAGCGAGCAGCCGATCGAGCAGGCGGAAATTGACGGGCTACGACAGTTTATTCGGCCGGGCGACTTTGTGATCGACGTCGGCGCCCACACGGGCGACTCGACGATTCCGCTAGCGCTGGCCTGCGGTTCGACGGGCCGCGTGCTGGCGCTCGAGCCGAACCCACATGTCTACGCGATCCTCGAACAAAACGCCGGCCTGAACTTCGGCCGGACGCGGATCGACTGCCGCTGCTGTGCAGCGACGCCAGAGGACGGCACGTTCACCTTTCACTACGGCGACGCGTCGTTCTGCAACGGCGGGGCCGATGGTTCGCGGAATTGGAACCCGTGGCGGAAGAAGTTTCCGCTGCAGATCGAAGGCCGCAACCTGCTGAACATCCTGCGGACCGAGTACGCCGAGTGCTTGCCGTGGTTGAGCTATGTGAAAGTCGACGCGGAAGGGTTCGATCGGCAGATTCTCGAGTCGATTCTGCCGGTGCTGCGCGAGCGGCGACCGGTGGTGCGGACCGAGGTATTCAAGCGGCTGAGCAATGGCGAGCGGCAAGCGCTGTTCGATTTGCTGAGTTCGGCTGGATACGAACTGCATCGCTACGCGGCGGGGGCCGATCCGGTGGGGCCGATGCTCGCGCGGAATAAGATGAGCGTGGAGCGGCACTTTGACGTGATCGCGCTGCCGAAGAAGCGTGCTGCGGCGGCTGCTTAG